In a genomic window of Ranitomeya imitator isolate aRanImi1 chromosome 5, aRanImi1.pri, whole genome shotgun sequence:
- the LOC138638479 gene encoding transcription cofactor HES-6-like encodes MDRGDRQTRKPLVEKRRRARINESLQELRGILADNEFQSKMENAEVLELTVKRVQRILQSRSAESDRLQREASERFAAGYIQCMHEVHTFVSSCPGIDSGLAADLLNHLLESMPLNEGSLQDLVLDVLLDSPTSDPSCALSLLGSSSDDSCSDVDEAETGKSGMETVQDNDRTPEIQPPTPSMWRPW; translated from the exons ACAAGGAAACCTCTTGTGGAGAAAAGAAGGCGAGCCAGGATTAATGAAAGTCTGCAGGAGCTTCGCGGCATCCTCGCCGACAATGAG TTTCAATCCAAGATGGAGAATGCAGAAGTTCTTGAGCTCACCGTGAAGCGCGTCCAGCGAATACTTCAGTCGAGATCAGCAG AATCGGACCGGTTACAGCGCGAGGCTAGTGAACGATTCGCAGCAGGTTACATCCAGTGCATGCATGAAGTGCACACATTTGTGTCCAGCTGTCCAGGCATTGATTCTGGCTTGGCTGCTGACTTGCTCAACCATTTACTGGAGTCTATGCCTTTGAATGAGGGAAGCCTTCAGGATCTTGTTCTGGATGTGCTCCTGGATTCCCCGACTTCTGATCCTTCATGTGCTCTTAGCTTGTTGGGATCGTCCTCTGATGACAGCTGCTCTGACGTGGATGAAGCAGAGACTGGGAAAAGTGGAATGGAAACTGTGCAGGACAATGATCGGACCCCAGAGATCCAACCTCCAACCCCTTCCATGTGGAGACCATGGTGA